One part of the Acidimicrobiales bacterium genome encodes these proteins:
- a CDS encoding alcohol dehydrogenase catalytic domain-containing protein has product MAETAVPQIGPSEVRVAVEYCGVCGTDLHDVLDGWGVPGSIGGHEWSGRVVEVGSDVLLETGTLIVGHPGNACGRCKACLASRPNLCEDRPTAGVEQPHGAFADYVVIDSDQAVTVPAGVEARAAAYAEPLAVALHALDLAGVDSSHRVMVSGCGPIGAAAVAALIAQGHDDVVVVEPSPLRRDLALRLGATVLEPSDLESPWHPGIAVDEPVDVVIETSGVRTAAESGLAQLVACGRMVLVGTGMDFPRLDSNRIILNELVVTGSYTYGATGFTSALELISSGLLPLDALVEPGSIGLDALFDTMVRLRAGEVAGKVLVRP; this is encoded by the coding sequence GTGGCAGAAACAGCCGTGCCCCAGATCGGACCATCCGAGGTGCGGGTAGCCGTCGAATACTGCGGGGTGTGTGGGACTGACCTTCACGACGTTCTCGACGGATGGGGAGTGCCGGGCAGCATCGGAGGCCACGAATGGTCAGGTCGAGTCGTCGAGGTCGGCTCCGACGTCCTCTTGGAGACCGGCACCCTGATAGTCGGCCATCCGGGGAACGCATGCGGACGGTGCAAGGCCTGCCTGGCCAGCCGACCCAACCTCTGCGAGGACCGGCCCACCGCCGGGGTGGAACAACCCCACGGTGCGTTCGCCGACTACGTGGTTATTGACAGCGACCAGGCGGTGACGGTTCCCGCCGGGGTGGAGGCCCGGGCGGCCGCCTATGCCGAGCCACTAGCCGTAGCCCTTCACGCACTCGATCTTGCCGGCGTCGATTCCAGCCATCGGGTCATGGTTTCCGGATGTGGCCCCATCGGAGCGGCCGCGGTGGCCGCGCTGATAGCCCAAGGGCACGACGACGTAGTGGTGGTCGAGCCCTCGCCCCTCCGACGTGACCTAGCTCTCCGGCTGGGGGCGACAGTGCTCGAACCCTCGGACCTTGAGTCGCCATGGCATCCGGGGATAGCGGTCGATGAGCCGGTCGATGTAGTAATCGAAACCTCTGGGGTTCGGACGGCGGCCGAATCTGGACTAGCCCAGTTGGTGGCCTGCGGACGCATGGTCCTGGTGGGTACCGGAATGGACTTTCCCCGGTTGGACAGCAACCGGATCATCCTCAACGAACTGGTGGTGACCGGGTCCTACACCTATGGCGCCACCGGGTTTACGTCGGCTCTGGAACTCATCTCTTCCGGCCTGCTGCCTCTCGACGCCCTCGTCGAACCCGGGTCCATTGGCCTCGACGCCCTGTTTGACACCATGGTGCGCCTCCGCGCCGGTGAGGTAGCCGGGAAGGTCCTGGTACGTCCCTGA
- a CDS encoding nuclear transport factor 2 family protein, whose translation MSDDESAIRRLLADYCHLLDDGRFDEWIVLFDEDVVFTVMGNRLRGRDEVRSFIEPTQQEGDRGRHMLSEPVIDVDGDTARAATDYVFVSRTNTILSTGRYVDVIRRAPDRWRFASREIVFSGETPLGVDG comes from the coding sequence ATGAGCGATGACGAGTCGGCGATCCGCAGGTTGCTAGCCGACTACTGCCATCTGCTCGACGACGGCCGGTTCGACGAGTGGATTGTCCTTTTCGACGAAGACGTAGTGTTCACCGTCATGGGCAACCGCCTCCGGGGCCGAGATGAGGTCCGGAGTTTCATCGAGCCCACGCAACAAGAGGGTGACCGTGGACGTCACATGCTGAGTGAGCCAGTCATCGACGTCGATGGCGACACAGCGCGAGCGGCCACCGACTACGTGTTCGTTTCCCGGACCAACACCATCCTGTCGACGGGCCGCTACGTCGACGTGATTCGTCGTGCCCCGGATCGCTGGCGCTTCGCCTCTCGGGAGATCGTATTCAGTGGCGAAACCCCATTGGGCGTCGACGGGTGA
- a CDS encoding enoyl-CoA hydratase: protein MSNNSPPKFEAIIYEVTGPVATITLDRPEVANAQNTQLIDEVDAAFDLADADDQVRVVVLAGRGQHFSSGHDLKALVGDTEPDEWRLMRETPEGKYHHEKVMYFDRCLRIRDFRKPTIAAVQGKCIAAGVMLACMCDLIVASDDASFQNPVLRMTGAAVELLVEPWEMPARKAKEFLLTASVLTAVEAERFGMVNRVVPRGDLEDAVREMAETIAKVPPATAQVVKRSINKTLDLQGQRNAYDYHFQAHHWMHGTATALDALETRQKKTSMTEVFAEHRDPEPDPKSA from the coding sequence TTGTCCAACAACAGCCCGCCGAAGTTCGAAGCGATCATCTACGAGGTGACAGGCCCTGTGGCCACTATCACCCTTGATCGACCTGAGGTGGCCAACGCCCAAAACACCCAACTCATCGACGAGGTCGATGCAGCCTTCGACCTGGCCGACGCTGACGACCAGGTGAGGGTTGTTGTCCTGGCCGGAAGGGGTCAACACTTCAGTTCGGGCCACGATCTCAAGGCACTGGTTGGCGACACCGAGCCCGACGAGTGGCGGCTCATGCGCGAAACCCCGGAAGGCAAGTACCACCACGAGAAGGTCATGTATTTCGACCGCTGCCTACGTATCCGTGACTTCCGGAAGCCCACCATCGCCGCAGTGCAGGGCAAATGCATCGCCGCCGGCGTGATGCTGGCCTGCATGTGCGATCTGATCGTGGCCAGCGACGACGCGTCCTTCCAGAACCCAGTGCTCCGCATGACGGGAGCCGCGGTGGAACTCCTGGTGGAACCATGGGAGATGCCGGCCCGCAAGGCCAAGGAGTTCCTTCTCACCGCGTCGGTTCTAACTGCCGTCGAGGCAGAACGCTTTGGAATGGTCAATCGGGTTGTCCCCCGCGGCGACCTGGAAGACGCGGTGCGTGAGATGGCCGAGACGATCGCCAAGGTTCCACCAGCAACCGCACAAGTCGTCAAACGATCGATCAACAAAACCCTCGACCTCCAAGGCCAGCGCAACGCTTACGACTACCACTTCCAGGCCCACCACTGGATGCACGGCACGGCCACCGCGCTCGATGCCCTGGAGACCCGTCAGAAAAAGACCTCGATGACTGAAGTGTTTGCCGAACACCGCGACCCCGAACCCGACCCGAAGTCGGCATGA
- a CDS encoding acyl-CoA dehydrogenase family protein, giving the protein MDLAPTTSQEEFRAECRSWLERELPWEYGVGFPPMFDDLGEEVAFLRDWQEKLAGARMVGVSWPLEYGGRGLEPLHHFIVQEELARARAPELVGRIGVNLVGPTLLAHGTEDQKARWLPDILPAHRLFCQLFSEPNAGSDLASVATVATRVDGGWALTGQKVWTSYAQFADWGLCLARTGPRLPKREGISVFMVDMSSPGIEVRPLRQITDDSEFNEVFFDQVFVADDQLVGEENAGWSVSQSTLAHERGTNPRQLVIHSQLLDELIRLAERSGIGSDPRTSSRLAQAFVELRVFQLQNWRALSRLQSGKAPGGETTTAKLYWSEMSQRFHATAMRVLADVAPLWKGATGNPGDGRWQRSWLYYRAASIFAGTSEIQRTIIGERTLGLPRERRS; this is encoded by the coding sequence ATGGACCTCGCTCCAACTACGAGCCAGGAGGAATTCCGGGCAGAGTGCCGAAGTTGGCTCGAACGCGAACTGCCCTGGGAGTACGGGGTTGGTTTCCCACCCATGTTCGACGACCTGGGCGAAGAAGTGGCGTTCCTGAGGGACTGGCAGGAGAAACTGGCTGGCGCCCGAATGGTCGGCGTGTCGTGGCCACTGGAGTACGGGGGCCGGGGCCTCGAACCACTCCACCACTTCATCGTGCAGGAGGAACTGGCTCGGGCACGGGCACCTGAACTGGTAGGCAGAATCGGAGTCAACCTGGTCGGACCCACCCTTCTCGCCCACGGGACGGAGGACCAGAAGGCTCGATGGCTGCCCGACATTCTCCCGGCCCACCGGCTCTTCTGCCAACTGTTCAGCGAGCCCAATGCCGGCAGCGACCTGGCCTCCGTGGCCACTGTGGCCACCAGGGTCGACGGAGGTTGGGCACTCACTGGCCAGAAGGTTTGGACCTCCTACGCGCAATTCGCCGACTGGGGGTTGTGTCTGGCCCGGACTGGACCCCGGTTGCCGAAAAGGGAGGGCATCTCCGTCTTCATGGTCGACATGAGTTCGCCCGGGATCGAGGTCCGGCCGCTCCGCCAGATAACCGACGATTCTGAATTCAACGAGGTGTTCTTCGACCAGGTGTTCGTAGCCGACGACCAACTGGTAGGCGAGGAAAACGCAGGATGGTCGGTTTCGCAATCGACCTTGGCCCACGAACGAGGCACTAACCCACGGCAACTGGTTATCCACTCGCAACTGCTCGACGAACTGATCCGCCTGGCCGAGCGGTCCGGGATCGGGAGCGATCCGCGCACCTCGTCGCGCCTTGCCCAGGCCTTTGTGGAGCTCAGAGTTTTTCAGCTCCAGAACTGGCGGGCCTTGTCGCGTCTACAATCGGGCAAAGCCCCCGGTGGTGAGACGACCACGGCCAAGCTCTACTGGAGTGAGATGAGCCAGCGCTTCCACGCTACGGCGATGCGGGTCTTGGCCGACGTGGCTCCCCTTTGGAAGGGCGCGACCGGCAACCCGGGTGACGGTCGGTGGCAGCGATCCTGGCTCTACTACCGAGCAGCATCAATCTTCGCTGGTACAAGTGAAATCCAACGGACCATCATCGGGGAGCGCACGCTCGGTCTTCCACGGGAACGACGGAGCTGA
- a CDS encoding AMP-binding protein, whose product MNLTEALDGAPTRDDLVVVGGTQFSTAELEATISSTAAALAERSVGSGDRVAFQLPVGVEAVVLYRACWRLGAVAAALHPRAGSAQLVPTLEALDPVVRVAGPGSPAADLPGVLDVSCLRGGAEVPPGSVASSDDALVMFTSGSSGVPKGVIHTHGGLLYKVRQLLEVHGLGPEDVVLMPAPLAHVSGLLHGVLVPGVAGMRTVLMPNWDPADALDLIETEAVTYMVGPPTFFLALMDDPAFSSQRTQSLRMLSCGGAGVTPAFVERARNELGAVVKRSYGSTEAPTVATSRFDDPPEQMSGTDGRSFDETQIRVDGHGEVWVRGPEVARGYLEPTQGDGVFVDGWFRTGDLGRLDGKWLTITGRSDDRIIRAGENISAREVEMHLEAHQSIDQAVVVGMPDDRLGERVAAFVVASDHFDLEICRSWFATRELAPFLTPEHLEVVEWLPLLASGKFDRSELRSRLEPPQ is encoded by the coding sequence GTGAACCTCACCGAGGCCCTGGATGGGGCACCGACCCGGGACGACCTGGTCGTGGTGGGTGGCACTCAGTTCTCGACCGCGGAACTTGAGGCAACCATCTCTTCGACAGCTGCGGCACTCGCTGAACGATCGGTGGGTAGCGGAGACCGTGTGGCCTTCCAGTTGCCGGTCGGCGTTGAGGCTGTGGTCCTCTACCGGGCCTGCTGGCGACTCGGCGCGGTCGCTGCCGCCCTCCACCCGCGGGCTGGTTCGGCCCAGTTAGTGCCCACCCTCGAAGCGTTGGACCCGGTTGTTCGGGTAGCCGGTCCGGGCAGTCCGGCGGCTGATCTGCCCGGCGTACTGGACGTCAGCTGCCTTCGTGGTGGTGCAGAAGTCCCACCGGGTTCCGTGGCGTCCTCCGATGACGCCCTGGTGATGTTCACCTCGGGATCGTCTGGTGTTCCGAAGGGCGTGATCCACACCCACGGCGGCCTCCTCTACAAGGTCCGCCAGTTACTCGAAGTCCACGGTCTAGGCCCAGAGGATGTAGTCCTCATGCCAGCCCCGTTGGCCCACGTCTCAGGCCTACTCCATGGGGTTCTGGTGCCGGGGGTGGCCGGCATGCGCACCGTGCTCATGCCCAACTGGGATCCGGCTGACGCTCTGGACTTGATCGAAACCGAGGCGGTCACGTACATGGTGGGCCCGCCGACCTTCTTCCTAGCTCTGATGGACGACCCGGCCTTCTCTTCGCAACGCACGCAGTCCCTTCGGATGTTGTCCTGCGGTGGGGCGGGCGTAACGCCGGCCTTCGTGGAACGAGCCCGGAACGAACTCGGCGCAGTCGTCAAACGGTCCTACGGCTCAACCGAGGCCCCGACCGTTGCCACCAGCCGGTTCGACGATCCCCCGGAGCAGATGTCCGGTACAGACGGGCGATCCTTCGATGAAACCCAGATCCGGGTCGACGGCCACGGTGAGGTCTGGGTACGTGGCCCCGAGGTTGCCCGCGGCTACCTAGAACCGACACAGGGTGATGGCGTGTTCGTCGACGGGTGGTTCCGGACCGGCGACCTGGGCCGACTTGATGGGAAGTGGTTGACCATCACCGGCCGGTCCGACGACCGGATAATTCGGGCCGGCGAGAACATCTCGGCCCGGGAGGTCGAGATGCACCTTGAAGCCCACCAGTCGATCGATCAGGCCGTAGTGGTCGGCATGCCGGATGACCGCCTCGGGGAAAGAGTGGCAGCGTTCGTGGTGGCATCCGACCACTTCGACCTCGAGATCTGTCGGTCGTGGTTCGCCACCCGTGAACTAGCCCCGTTCCTGACCCCGGAACACCTGGAGGTGGTCGAGTGGCTCCCGCTGCTGGCCTCGGGCAAGTTCGACCGGTCCGAACTTCGGTCCCGTCTGGAGCCTCCTCAGTGA
- a CDS encoding acyl-CoA/acyl-ACP dehydrogenase: MDFDLSSDQVALRDAASGFLDDRCASSHVRSAADDGGFDPSLWTLMVDQGWIGISTPESAGGLGMGSVEAAVLLEQLGRHLAPVPLNQHLNALHVLADTPWSEGLLEGSLIATVARRSVERNADGSVTGRPEPVIYGASADLLVVPAGDELVAVDLTAIDRKPEPAMDRTRELAWIEMEEVPAVTVGDASAVAAHLDRGAVFHSLELLGAGEAVMDIAVDYAGQREQFGQPIGAFQAVKHRCADMLVDVEGMRSTAYHAAWSIGAGDPDAPVAAAVAKIWCSDAGLRVAESALQVHGGIGFTWESDVHLYLKRIQLDQVSFGDAEYHRTRLGETLRQRVGDGTPIL; the protein is encoded by the coding sequence ATGGACTTCGACCTCTCTTCCGACCAAGTTGCCCTACGTGATGCAGCGTCTGGGTTCCTTGACGACCGATGCGCCAGTAGCCACGTCCGGTCGGCAGCCGACGACGGCGGGTTTGACCCCTCCCTGTGGACCTTGATGGTGGACCAGGGGTGGATTGGGATCAGTACCCCCGAGTCAGCGGGCGGCTTAGGTATGGGAAGTGTCGAGGCCGCGGTTCTTCTCGAACAACTCGGACGGCACTTGGCCCCAGTGCCGCTGAACCAGCATCTGAACGCTCTCCACGTTCTGGCCGACACGCCCTGGTCCGAGGGCCTGCTCGAGGGGTCACTCATCGCAACGGTGGCTCGGCGCTCGGTGGAACGAAACGCCGATGGCTCGGTCACCGGTCGTCCCGAACCAGTGATCTACGGCGCGTCGGCCGACCTGCTCGTGGTGCCAGCCGGCGACGAGTTGGTCGCCGTGGACTTGACCGCTATCGACCGAAAACCGGAGCCGGCTATGGACCGGACACGAGAACTGGCCTGGATCGAGATGGAAGAGGTCCCGGCGGTCACCGTGGGTGACGCCTCGGCTGTGGCCGCTCATCTTGATCGTGGCGCGGTGTTCCACTCGCTGGAACTTCTGGGTGCCGGCGAGGCGGTCATGGACATCGCGGTGGACTATGCCGGTCAGCGAGAACAGTTCGGGCAGCCGATCGGCGCCTTTCAGGCAGTCAAGCACCGCTGCGCTGACATGCTTGTCGACGTCGAAGGGATGCGTTCCACCGCCTACCACGCCGCGTGGTCGATCGGTGCCGGCGATCCGGACGCTCCAGTCGCTGCGGCGGTGGCCAAGATCTGGTGTAGTGACGCCGGCCTCCGGGTCGCCGAGTCGGCCCTTCAGGTGCACGGGGGCATCGGCTTTACCTGGGAGTCGGACGTTCACCTGTACTTGAAGAGGATCCAACTCGACCAGGTGTCCTTCGGTGACGCCGAGTACCACCGGACCCGCCTCGGGGAGACTCTCCGCCAGCGAGTCGGCGACGGCACACCCATCCTCTGA